A genome region from Bombus pyrosoma isolate SC7728 linkage group LG14, ASM1482585v1, whole genome shotgun sequence includes the following:
- the LOC122574867 gene encoding gamma-tubulin complex component 3 homolog isoform X1: MMEAETVGNLVQKMIISLFGEQKPEIIRKWMRFCLGLLSSTQGVETLQEDEITVGSQIREKLSVCDAAQFDKLYNELRSGSLKNRAQILIFLLNMCQSAEQLRDRVFSAPDLKLGLCSSSASTSGQSSEISAPPQIVSINNTDKNTRDFLTSSNKIYGEEYISEDILVQDLIYSFLGIEGKILKLDSNYGFQIDPMISIDRPRKQATLRLSELGYLHNIIQKGLERMSVASSGQVADSFIASLHSELSEYYRFIALIQEEVSRVQSESGIYRVTLSHLHLWAYDPLETLKWLAGIVRACQGQKGGALASAVYEFSNHGDASVKKLVKRILQSVCDPLYNMLIRWIADGELDDPYREFFIEACADITGERMWHEKYQVRNNMLPSFITKMQARKILGTGKSINFLREVCKDFTPWQGKHTKMFKNFSEEYKVDVLFDMDPDGRLQTMMDTAYKETSTRVVEVLTKQYHLMEHLHAIKGYLLLGQGNFIQYLMHLLEPELDKPASSVYPHNISSILETGIRATVTKIDDLDIHRRLDVRLLAPSENERGWDVFILDYNVGGPIGTILEPCRQIYQTVFFALWRAKRMESILSAIWKRQITSAKMFRKMPEVLPIQTHIHLITSSMVHLVHQMQYFFLFEVIECSWDAFAKQLAQAASLDDIITAHTHFIDAVRRGTLLDERSQELMDHLRSVYGPILDLQNLEETFLTRATHEYEARLKDNNTLNVTLPMSNRLDLSETNDAEITKREAAFSKYLNTLSIQLRLLSRTYQDRVKKFLIMLASAEDVSLQLLSVRLDFNEYYKSKDSRLVVPLTYLHRRQSDQSYLNCK; encoded by the exons ATGATGGAGGCTGAAACTGTTGGTAATCTCGTTCAAAAGAtgattatttcactttttggGGAACAAAAACCAG AGATAATTAGGAAGTGGATGCGCTTCTGCCTTGGATTATTGTCATCAACCCAAGGAGTAGAAACATTACAAGAAGATGAAATTACTGTAGGAAGtcaaataagagaaaaattatcaGTATGTGATGCGGCAcagtttgataaattatataatgagTTAAGATCTGGG tCATTGAAGAACAGAGCACAAATCctgatatttttgttaaacatGTGTCAATCAGCAGAGCAGTTAAGGGATAGAGTTTTCTCAGCTCCTGATTTGAAATTAGGTTTATGCTCATCTTCTGCATCCACTAGTG GACAATCATCTGAAATTTCTGCACCACCACAAATTGTATCTATAAATAACACAGACAAAAATACAAGAGATTTTTTAACCagttctaataaaatatacggaGAAGAGTATATTTCAGAAGATATATTGGTTCAAGATCTTATATATTCTTTCCTAGGTATTGAAGGAAAGATATTAAAGTTGGACTCCAATTATGGTTTCCAAATAGATCCAATGATTAGCATCGATAGGCCACGGAAGCAAGCTACATTGAGATTAAGTGAACTCGGATATTTACATAACATAATTCAAAAAGGTCTAGAAAGAATGTCAGTTGCTTCGAGTGGCCAGGTGGCTGATAGTTTTATTGCATCGTTACATTCTGAgttatcggaatactacaggTTTATAGCCCTTATTCAAGAAGAAGTGAGCag AGTTCAATCTGAATCAGGAATATACAGAGTTACACTGTCCCATTTGCATCTTTGGGCGTATGATCCTTTAGAAACTTTAAAATGGCTAGCAGGTATAGTAAGAGCTTGTCAAGGACAAAAAGGTGGTGCATTAGCTTCTGCGGTATATGAATTTAGTAACCACGGTGATGCCAGCGTgaaaaaattagttaaaaGGATTTTACAAAGTGTTTGTGATCCTCTGTACAATATGTTGATAAGATGGATTGCAGACGGTGAATTAGATGATCCGTATagagaatttttcattgaagCTTGTGCTGATATTACTGGAGAGAGAATGTGGCATGAGAAATATCAAGTTCGCAATAATATGCTACcatcttttattacaaaaatgcaagctagaaaaattctaGGAACAGGCAAAAGTATTAACTTTTTGCGTGAAGTGTGTAAAGATTTTACTCCATGGCAGGGAAAACAtacaaaaatgttcaaaaattTCAGCGAGGAATATAAAg TTGACGTTCTTTTCGATATGGACCCCGATGGTCGATTACAGACGATGATGGACACAGCTTATAAAGAAACTTCAACTAGAGTAGTTGAAGTGTTAACAAAGCAGTATCACCTCATGGAACATTTACATGCAATCAAAGGTTATCTGTTATTAGGACAAGGAAACTTCATTCAATATCTTATGCATTTATTAGA ACCAGAATTAGATAAACCAGCCAGTTCTGTATATCCACACAACATCTCTTCTATTTTGGAAACTGGAATAAGAGCGACTGTTACAAAGATAGATGATTTAGATATACATAGGCGACTTGATGTAAGATTATTAGCACCTTCGGAAAACGAAAGGGGATGGGATGTTTTTATTTTGGATTATAATGTAGGAGGTCCTATTGGAACG ATTTTAGAACCTTGTAGGCAAATATATCAGACTGTATTTTTTGCATTGTGGAGAGCAAAAAGAATGGAATCTATATTATCTGCAATTTGGAAACGTCAAATAACTTCAGCAAAGATGTTCCGTAAAATGCCTGAAGTATTGCCAATTCAAACTCACATTCATTTAATTACAAGTAGTATGGTTCATTTGGTTCATcaaatgcaatattttttcttattcgag gtAATCGAGTGTTCTTGGGATGCGTTCGCAAAACAATTAGCACAAGCGGCATCATTGGATGATATTATCACAGCACATACTCACTTCATAGACGCTGTAAGACGTGGTACACTGTTAGATGAGAGATCACAG GAACTTATGGATCACTTACGTTCCGTATATGGCCCAATTTTAGACTTACAAAATCTTGAAGAAACGTTTCTTACGCGTGCAACACACGAGTACGAAGCACGATTAAAGGATAACAATACGTTAAACGTAACTCTGCCAATGTCAAATCGGTTAGATTTGTCAGAAACTAATGATGCTGAAATTACCAAACGTGAAGCCgcattttcgaaatatttaaacacacTTTCAATTCAGCTTAGATTGCTTTCGAGAACATATCAG gATAGAGTGAAAAAGTTTCTTATAATGCTTGCATCAGCCGAAGATGTGTCTTTACAGTTGTTAAGCGTACGTTTAGactttaatgaatattataaaagtaaagataGTCGTCTTGTTGTGCCATTAACATATTTGCACCGTAGGCAAAGTGACCAAAGCTAtcttaattgtaaataa
- the LOC122574867 gene encoding gamma-tubulin complex component 3 homolog isoform X2: protein MMEAETVGNLVQKMIISLFGEQKPEIIRKWMRFCLGLLSSTQGVETLQEDEITVGSQIREKLSSLKNRAQILIFLLNMCQSAEQLRDRVFSAPDLKLGLCSSSASTSGQSSEISAPPQIVSINNTDKNTRDFLTSSNKIYGEEYISEDILVQDLIYSFLGIEGKILKLDSNYGFQIDPMISIDRPRKQATLRLSELGYLHNIIQKGLERMSVASSGQVADSFIASLHSELSEYYRFIALIQEEVSRVQSESGIYRVTLSHLHLWAYDPLETLKWLAGIVRACQGQKGGALASAVYEFSNHGDASVKKLVKRILQSVCDPLYNMLIRWIADGELDDPYREFFIEACADITGERMWHEKYQVRNNMLPSFITKMQARKILGTGKSINFLREVCKDFTPWQGKHTKMFKNFSEEYKVDVLFDMDPDGRLQTMMDTAYKETSTRVVEVLTKQYHLMEHLHAIKGYLLLGQGNFIQYLMHLLEPELDKPASSVYPHNISSILETGIRATVTKIDDLDIHRRLDVRLLAPSENERGWDVFILDYNVGGPIGTILEPCRQIYQTVFFALWRAKRMESILSAIWKRQITSAKMFRKMPEVLPIQTHIHLITSSMVHLVHQMQYFFLFEVIECSWDAFAKQLAQAASLDDIITAHTHFIDAVRRGTLLDERSQELMDHLRSVYGPILDLQNLEETFLTRATHEYEARLKDNNTLNVTLPMSNRLDLSETNDAEITKREAAFSKYLNTLSIQLRLLSRTYQDRVKKFLIMLASAEDVSLQLLSVRLDFNEYYKSKDSRLVVPLTYLHRRQSDQSYLNCK, encoded by the exons ATGATGGAGGCTGAAACTGTTGGTAATCTCGTTCAAAAGAtgattatttcactttttggGGAACAAAAACCAG AGATAATTAGGAAGTGGATGCGCTTCTGCCTTGGATTATTGTCATCAACCCAAGGAGTAGAAACATTACAAGAAGATGAAATTACTGTAGGAAGtcaaataagagaaaaattatca tCATTGAAGAACAGAGCACAAATCctgatatttttgttaaacatGTGTCAATCAGCAGAGCAGTTAAGGGATAGAGTTTTCTCAGCTCCTGATTTGAAATTAGGTTTATGCTCATCTTCTGCATCCACTAGTG GACAATCATCTGAAATTTCTGCACCACCACAAATTGTATCTATAAATAACACAGACAAAAATACAAGAGATTTTTTAACCagttctaataaaatatacggaGAAGAGTATATTTCAGAAGATATATTGGTTCAAGATCTTATATATTCTTTCCTAGGTATTGAAGGAAAGATATTAAAGTTGGACTCCAATTATGGTTTCCAAATAGATCCAATGATTAGCATCGATAGGCCACGGAAGCAAGCTACATTGAGATTAAGTGAACTCGGATATTTACATAACATAATTCAAAAAGGTCTAGAAAGAATGTCAGTTGCTTCGAGTGGCCAGGTGGCTGATAGTTTTATTGCATCGTTACATTCTGAgttatcggaatactacaggTTTATAGCCCTTATTCAAGAAGAAGTGAGCag AGTTCAATCTGAATCAGGAATATACAGAGTTACACTGTCCCATTTGCATCTTTGGGCGTATGATCCTTTAGAAACTTTAAAATGGCTAGCAGGTATAGTAAGAGCTTGTCAAGGACAAAAAGGTGGTGCATTAGCTTCTGCGGTATATGAATTTAGTAACCACGGTGATGCCAGCGTgaaaaaattagttaaaaGGATTTTACAAAGTGTTTGTGATCCTCTGTACAATATGTTGATAAGATGGATTGCAGACGGTGAATTAGATGATCCGTATagagaatttttcattgaagCTTGTGCTGATATTACTGGAGAGAGAATGTGGCATGAGAAATATCAAGTTCGCAATAATATGCTACcatcttttattacaaaaatgcaagctagaaaaattctaGGAACAGGCAAAAGTATTAACTTTTTGCGTGAAGTGTGTAAAGATTTTACTCCATGGCAGGGAAAACAtacaaaaatgttcaaaaattTCAGCGAGGAATATAAAg TTGACGTTCTTTTCGATATGGACCCCGATGGTCGATTACAGACGATGATGGACACAGCTTATAAAGAAACTTCAACTAGAGTAGTTGAAGTGTTAACAAAGCAGTATCACCTCATGGAACATTTACATGCAATCAAAGGTTATCTGTTATTAGGACAAGGAAACTTCATTCAATATCTTATGCATTTATTAGA ACCAGAATTAGATAAACCAGCCAGTTCTGTATATCCACACAACATCTCTTCTATTTTGGAAACTGGAATAAGAGCGACTGTTACAAAGATAGATGATTTAGATATACATAGGCGACTTGATGTAAGATTATTAGCACCTTCGGAAAACGAAAGGGGATGGGATGTTTTTATTTTGGATTATAATGTAGGAGGTCCTATTGGAACG ATTTTAGAACCTTGTAGGCAAATATATCAGACTGTATTTTTTGCATTGTGGAGAGCAAAAAGAATGGAATCTATATTATCTGCAATTTGGAAACGTCAAATAACTTCAGCAAAGATGTTCCGTAAAATGCCTGAAGTATTGCCAATTCAAACTCACATTCATTTAATTACAAGTAGTATGGTTCATTTGGTTCATcaaatgcaatattttttcttattcgag gtAATCGAGTGTTCTTGGGATGCGTTCGCAAAACAATTAGCACAAGCGGCATCATTGGATGATATTATCACAGCACATACTCACTTCATAGACGCTGTAAGACGTGGTACACTGTTAGATGAGAGATCACAG GAACTTATGGATCACTTACGTTCCGTATATGGCCCAATTTTAGACTTACAAAATCTTGAAGAAACGTTTCTTACGCGTGCAACACACGAGTACGAAGCACGATTAAAGGATAACAATACGTTAAACGTAACTCTGCCAATGTCAAATCGGTTAGATTTGTCAGAAACTAATGATGCTGAAATTACCAAACGTGAAGCCgcattttcgaaatatttaaacacacTTTCAATTCAGCTTAGATTGCTTTCGAGAACATATCAG gATAGAGTGAAAAAGTTTCTTATAATGCTTGCATCAGCCGAAGATGTGTCTTTACAGTTGTTAAGCGTACGTTTAGactttaatgaatattataaaagtaaagataGTCGTCTTGTTGTGCCATTAACATATTTGCACCGTAGGCAAAGTGACCAAAGCTAtcttaattgtaaataa
- the LOC122574867 gene encoding gamma-tubulin complex component 3 homolog isoform X3 — MCQSAEQLRDRVFSAPDLKLGLCSSSASTSGQSSEISAPPQIVSINNTDKNTRDFLTSSNKIYGEEYISEDILVQDLIYSFLGIEGKILKLDSNYGFQIDPMISIDRPRKQATLRLSELGYLHNIIQKGLERMSVASSGQVADSFIASLHSELSEYYRFIALIQEEVSRVQSESGIYRVTLSHLHLWAYDPLETLKWLAGIVRACQGQKGGALASAVYEFSNHGDASVKKLVKRILQSVCDPLYNMLIRWIADGELDDPYREFFIEACADITGERMWHEKYQVRNNMLPSFITKMQARKILGTGKSINFLREVCKDFTPWQGKHTKMFKNFSEEYKVDVLFDMDPDGRLQTMMDTAYKETSTRVVEVLTKQYHLMEHLHAIKGYLLLGQGNFIQYLMHLLEPELDKPASSVYPHNISSILETGIRATVTKIDDLDIHRRLDVRLLAPSENERGWDVFILDYNVGGPIGTILEPCRQIYQTVFFALWRAKRMESILSAIWKRQITSAKMFRKMPEVLPIQTHIHLITSSMVHLVHQMQYFFLFEVIECSWDAFAKQLAQAASLDDIITAHTHFIDAVRRGTLLDERSQELMDHLRSVYGPILDLQNLEETFLTRATHEYEARLKDNNTLNVTLPMSNRLDLSETNDAEITKREAAFSKYLNTLSIQLRLLSRTYQDRVKKFLIMLASAEDVSLQLLSVRLDFNEYYKSKDSRLVVPLTYLHRRQSDQSYLNCK; from the exons atGTGTCAATCAGCAGAGCAGTTAAGGGATAGAGTTTTCTCAGCTCCTGATTTGAAATTAGGTTTATGCTCATCTTCTGCATCCACTAGTG GACAATCATCTGAAATTTCTGCACCACCACAAATTGTATCTATAAATAACACAGACAAAAATACAAGAGATTTTTTAACCagttctaataaaatatacggaGAAGAGTATATTTCAGAAGATATATTGGTTCAAGATCTTATATATTCTTTCCTAGGTATTGAAGGAAAGATATTAAAGTTGGACTCCAATTATGGTTTCCAAATAGATCCAATGATTAGCATCGATAGGCCACGGAAGCAAGCTACATTGAGATTAAGTGAACTCGGATATTTACATAACATAATTCAAAAAGGTCTAGAAAGAATGTCAGTTGCTTCGAGTGGCCAGGTGGCTGATAGTTTTATTGCATCGTTACATTCTGAgttatcggaatactacaggTTTATAGCCCTTATTCAAGAAGAAGTGAGCag AGTTCAATCTGAATCAGGAATATACAGAGTTACACTGTCCCATTTGCATCTTTGGGCGTATGATCCTTTAGAAACTTTAAAATGGCTAGCAGGTATAGTAAGAGCTTGTCAAGGACAAAAAGGTGGTGCATTAGCTTCTGCGGTATATGAATTTAGTAACCACGGTGATGCCAGCGTgaaaaaattagttaaaaGGATTTTACAAAGTGTTTGTGATCCTCTGTACAATATGTTGATAAGATGGATTGCAGACGGTGAATTAGATGATCCGTATagagaatttttcattgaagCTTGTGCTGATATTACTGGAGAGAGAATGTGGCATGAGAAATATCAAGTTCGCAATAATATGCTACcatcttttattacaaaaatgcaagctagaaaaattctaGGAACAGGCAAAAGTATTAACTTTTTGCGTGAAGTGTGTAAAGATTTTACTCCATGGCAGGGAAAACAtacaaaaatgttcaaaaattTCAGCGAGGAATATAAAg TTGACGTTCTTTTCGATATGGACCCCGATGGTCGATTACAGACGATGATGGACACAGCTTATAAAGAAACTTCAACTAGAGTAGTTGAAGTGTTAACAAAGCAGTATCACCTCATGGAACATTTACATGCAATCAAAGGTTATCTGTTATTAGGACAAGGAAACTTCATTCAATATCTTATGCATTTATTAGA ACCAGAATTAGATAAACCAGCCAGTTCTGTATATCCACACAACATCTCTTCTATTTTGGAAACTGGAATAAGAGCGACTGTTACAAAGATAGATGATTTAGATATACATAGGCGACTTGATGTAAGATTATTAGCACCTTCGGAAAACGAAAGGGGATGGGATGTTTTTATTTTGGATTATAATGTAGGAGGTCCTATTGGAACG ATTTTAGAACCTTGTAGGCAAATATATCAGACTGTATTTTTTGCATTGTGGAGAGCAAAAAGAATGGAATCTATATTATCTGCAATTTGGAAACGTCAAATAACTTCAGCAAAGATGTTCCGTAAAATGCCTGAAGTATTGCCAATTCAAACTCACATTCATTTAATTACAAGTAGTATGGTTCATTTGGTTCATcaaatgcaatattttttcttattcgag gtAATCGAGTGTTCTTGGGATGCGTTCGCAAAACAATTAGCACAAGCGGCATCATTGGATGATATTATCACAGCACATACTCACTTCATAGACGCTGTAAGACGTGGTACACTGTTAGATGAGAGATCACAG GAACTTATGGATCACTTACGTTCCGTATATGGCCCAATTTTAGACTTACAAAATCTTGAAGAAACGTTTCTTACGCGTGCAACACACGAGTACGAAGCACGATTAAAGGATAACAATACGTTAAACGTAACTCTGCCAATGTCAAATCGGTTAGATTTGTCAGAAACTAATGATGCTGAAATTACCAAACGTGAAGCCgcattttcgaaatatttaaacacacTTTCAATTCAGCTTAGATTGCTTTCGAGAACATATCAG gATAGAGTGAAAAAGTTTCTTATAATGCTTGCATCAGCCGAAGATGTGTCTTTACAGTTGTTAAGCGTACGTTTAGactttaatgaatattataaaagtaaagataGTCGTCTTGTTGTGCCATTAACATATTTGCACCGTAGGCAAAGTGACCAAAGCTAtcttaattgtaaataa
- the LOC122574864 gene encoding integrator complex subunit 2, producing the protein MQENTRVLPRIFTAIQNVDIGVLAACPHKEIRPILPCLVRMSLISPLDVTKECVEQRKQVLSILSGIESVNSIIALLSIDFHALETDVRKEQQLRQKMGSLQRDSVLAQSLQSGLALEFERSESTRRIRLVLSELLYIASQVQEQQKNQEFQIKQSDLFDNAVYMEEISYVICVALSELPTVLSILDIAETLLHVKYGPEIICWIVANIPDSFSEVCAHLIGNGERQEESALGRIRTMALTMLCQMNPSQALAIRAKCVELCRMPALAITLSLEHENINNTLAESDIVAFVSGLLLGSDQQVRTWIAMFIRNGQKRKWESHTALQCLREELLKRLQAITSQNAGQLPESQVVQASALLRLYCALRGIGGIKFQDDEVAMIVQLLTSHPPPSPAGVRFVSLGLCMLIACSSLIGHHNLEKRSIEWVQWLVREEAYFESASGVTASFGEMLLLMAIHFHSNQLSAICELVCATLGMKIPIRPNNLTRMKQIFMQEIFTEQVVTSHAVKVPVTANLNANIPGFLPVHCIHQLLKSRAFAKHRVPIKNWIYKQICNSVPPLHPVLPALVEVYVNSILVTNNKTSEHTNKPITEDEIRRVFQNSVFGANFDFKNINSVPKTETDNMDIDISKPSLTSQLLLLYYLLLYEDVRLSNMHTFISQDRKVKSYSTEFLSELPIKYLLQLVQRDQMNYAGLFSPLLRLLATHFPHLSLVDDWLDNEMINIDSTVTNYENVKITDIMIIETFSHIQTCPSRTGRLLRQLMSMKPTDIWPHAEVIIHYFKATVSPRVPRYIQELYKQVWLRLNTVLPRCLWVLSINALLIENSLVKNVFLTQENIVLDPLQVLRCDTRVFRCAPILSVILRILQAALAASRSQLSRHIQDKPLIEKIGQLSSEAEREDLRTALVAGQESAAVQILLEACLETAEDRETPGQMWSLREIQSIICSYLHQVFIADPSLAKLVHFQGYPRELLPITVTGVPSMHICLDWIPELLSQPEPEKQIFAVDLASHLAIQYALPKALSVSRLAINTLITLLGVLSAKDRVILFMPVLSALTRICLAFPPLAEDTTSLLLQLGRVNSAQAALGDKSADILCQEVNETFCLLLQKAILQSQVY; encoded by the exons ATGCAAGAAAATACACGTGTATTGCCACGAATTTTTACTGCAATACAAAATGTAGATATAGGAGTTTTAGCTGCGTGCCCTCACAAAGAAATACGACCAATTCTACCGTGTTTAGTTCGAATGAGCCTTATATCTCCATTAGATGTAACAAAAGAATGTGTAGAACAAAGAAAGCAGGTCCTGTCAATTTTATCTGGTATTGAATCAGTGAATTCAATAATTGCGCTGCTTTCTATTGACTTTCATGCATTGGAAACGGATGTTCGAAAAGAACAACAATTAAG ACAAAAGATGGGAAGCTTGCAAAGGGATAGCGTACTTGCTCAGTCACTGCAAAGTGGTCTTGCTCTAGAATTTGAGCGCAGTGAATCTACCAGGAGAATTAGATTGGTCCTGAGTGAACTGTTATATATAGCTTCTCAAGTACAGGAGCAACAGAAAAAtcaagaatttcaaattaaacaatccgatttatttgataatgCAGTTTATATGGAAGAGATTAGTTATGTGATTTGTGTAGCACTATCAGAATTACCAACAGTCTTATCAATATTGGATATTGCAGAAACATTATTACATGTTAAATATGGTCCAGAAATAATTTGCTGGATAGTTGCTAATATCCCTGATAGTTTTTCTGAAGTTTGTGCACATTTGATAGGTAATGGAGAAAGGCAAGAAGAATCAGCATTAGGTAGGATTAGAACAATGGCTTTGACAATGTTATGTCAAATGAATCCAAGCCAGGCGTTAGCAATAAGAGCCAAGTGTGTAGAATTATGTAGAATGCCTGCTTTAGCAATTACATTAAGCTTGGaacatgaaaatatcaataatacaCTGGCAGAAAGTGATATAGTTGCCTTTGTATCAGGATTACTGCTTGGCAGCGATCAACAAGTAAGAACATGGATTGCAATGTTTATTAGAAATGGTCAGAAACGTAAATGGGAATCTCATACAGCATTACAATGTTTAAGAGAAGAACTGCTAAAACGATTGCAAGCAATAACATCTCAAAATGCAGGTCAACTACCAGAAAGTCAGGTTGTTCAAGCCAGTGCATTGTTGCGTCTTTATTGCGCGTTAAGAGGCATTGGAGgtattaaatttcaagatgATGAAGTAGCAATGATAGTGCAATTGTTGACATCTCATCCTCCTCCATCACCAGCTGGTGTGAGATTTGTCTCTTTAGGCCTTTGTATGCTTATTGCATGTTCTTCATTAATAGGCCATCATAATCTTGAAAAGCGAAGCATAGAATGGGTGCAATGGCTTGTACGCGAAGAAGCTTATTTTGAAAGTGCTAGTGGTGTAACAGCAAGTTTTGGAGAAATGTTGCTTTTGATGGCAATACATTTTCATAGCAATCAACTGTCGGCTATTTGTGAACTCGTGTGTGCAACTTTGGGGATGAAAATACCAATTAGACCAAATAATTTAACTAGAAtgaagcaaatttttatgcaagaGATATTCACTGAACAAGTTGTCACTTCTCATGCTGTAAAAGTACCAGTAACAGCTAATTTAAACGCAAATATCCCAGGATTTTTGCCTGTACACTGTATTCACCAATTGTTGAAGTCAAGAGCATTTGCTAAGCATCGAGTGCCGATAAAAAATTGGATCtataaacaaatttgtaaCAGTGTACCACCGTTGCATCCGGTTCTTCCTGCTTTAGTCGAAGTATACGTCAATTCAATTTTAGtgacaaataataaaacatcaGAACACACAAACAAACCAATTACTGAAGATGAAATTAGAAGGGTATTTCAAAATAGCGTTTTCGGGgcaaattttgattttaagaATATCAACAGTGTCCCCAAGACTGAAACAGATAATATGgatatcgatatttcaaaacCCTCTCTTACATCACAATTACTATTgttatattacttattactGTATGAAGATGTTAGATTATCTAATATGCATACTTTTATATCACAAGACAGGAAAGTTAAATCATATTCAACTGAATTTCTATCAGAGTTACCAATAAAATACCTACTTCAGTTGGTTCAAAGAGATCAAATGAATTATGCTGGATTATTTTCTCCCCTTCTCAGATTATTAGCAACACATTTCCCTCATCTTTCATTAGTAGATGATTGGCTTGATAATGAAATGATTAACATTGATTCTACAGTAACGAATTATGAGAATGTAAAGATTACTGATATCATgataattgaaacattttcacaTATCCAAACATGTCCTTCAAGAACAGGAAGACTTTTAAGACAATTAATGTCAATGAAACCAACTGACATTTGGCCGCATGCCGAAgttataattcattatttcaaaGCAACTGTAAGTCCAAGAGTTCCTAGGTACATTCAAG aattatataaacaaGTATGGCTTAGGTTAAATACAGTACTACCAAGATGCTTATGGGTTTTGTCAATAAATgctttattaatagaaaattctctTGTAAAGAATGTTTTTTTAACGCAAGAGAATATTGTGCTAGATCCTTTACAAGTATTGAGATGTGATACAAGAGTTTTTAGATGTGCTCCAATTTTGTCTGTTATTTTAAG aattctACAAGCTGCATTAGCAGCTTCTCGATCTCAGTTATCTAGACATATACAAGACAAACCATTGATAGAAAAGATTGGTCAGTTATCAAGCGAAGCTGAAAGAGAAGATTTAAGAACAGCATTAGTGGCAGGACAAGAAAGCGCGgctgttcaaatattattagaagCATGTTTGGAGACAGCAGAAGATAGAGAAACACCCGGACAGATGTGGTCATTGAGAgaaatacaaagtataatCTGTTCATATTTGCATCAAGTCTTCATAGCAGACCCATCATTGGCTAAATTGGTTCATTTTCAA GGTTATCCAAGAGAGCTGTTACCCATTACAGTTACTGGCGTTCCATCCATGCATATTTGTCTTGATTGGATTCCTGAATTACTGTCACAGCCAGAACCAGAAAAGCAAATATTTGCTGTAGATTTAGCTTCGCATCTTGCAATTCAGTATGCTTTACCAAAAGCCTTAAGCGTTTCTCGTTTGGCCATCAACACTTTGATAACACTTCTAGGAGTATTATCTGCTAAAGAtcgagtaattttatttatgccTGTGCTATCAGCATTAACGCGTATATGTTTAGCTTTCCCACCACTAGCCGAGGATACAACAAGTTTGCTGTTACAACTTGGCAGAGTTAATTCTGCACAAGCAGCATTAGGAGATAAATCTGCAGATATTTTATGTCAAGAagttaatgaaacattttgtttgttattaCAAAAAGCAATATTACAATCacaagtatattga
- the LOC122574880 gene encoding oligosaccharyltransferase complex subunit OSTC yields the protein MEYIYRLPFLALEVPNLKLKKPSWFVKPSSMVVFSLILLSYFLVTGGIIYDVIVEPPSVGSTTDEHGHTRPVAFMPYRVNGQYIMEGLASSFLFTSGGIGFILLDQTHSPSTPKLNRVLLICVGFISVIVSFITCWIFMRMKLPGYLQS from the exons atggaatatatatACCGTTTACCATTTTTAGCATTAGAAGTACCgaacttaaaattaaaaaaaccaTCATGGTTTGTGAAACCTAGTTCTATGGTAGTTTTCTCGCTTATACTTTTGTCATATTTTCTAGTAACCGGAG GTATAATATATGACGTAATTGTGGAACCACCTAGTGTAGGATCAACAACAGATGAACACGGTCATACAAGACCT gTGGCATTCATGCCATACCGTGTAAATGGGCAATATATTATGGAAGGACTGGCATCTAGTTTCCTCTTTACTTCAGGTGGAATTGGCTTTATACTATTAGACCAAACGCATAGTCCATCAACGCCTAAACTCAATAGAGTTCTTTTAATATGTGTTGGATTTATTAGTGTTATTGTATCGTTTATTACCTGTTGGATTTTCATGAGGATGAAGCTACC GGGATATCTGCAATCATAA